The following proteins come from a genomic window of Sorghum bicolor cultivar BTx623 chromosome 3, Sorghum_bicolor_NCBIv3, whole genome shotgun sequence:
- the LOC110434065 gene encoding uncharacterized protein LOC110434065 produces MRTERELKHNAVNQARKRMMHLAKDPLIPLVQGAVGFCGSNRLILESLPRLPSCLCCCSCLHNISLSPLEERTQIGMHGSHCMRPFRHFMTGYEHDMIGRLDPPN; encoded by the exons ATGCGAACCGAGAGAGAGCTTAAG CATAATGCAGTCAATCAAGCAAGGAAAAGAATGATGCATTTGGCTAAAG ATCCATTGATACCCTTGGTACAAGGAGCAGTGGGTTTTTGTGGCTCCAACAGACTGATCCTTGAAAGTTTGCCTCGACTTCCTTCCTGTTTGTGTTGCTGCTCATGCCTCCACAACATCTCGTTGTCTCCACTGGAGGAGAGGACACAAATAGGGATGCATGGTTCACACTGTATGAGGCCATTCAGGCACTTCATGACAGGCTACGAACACGACATGATAG GCCGTTTGGATCCCCCGAattga